The following are encoded in a window of Primulina eburnea isolate SZY01 chromosome 4, ASM2296580v1, whole genome shotgun sequence genomic DNA:
- the LOC140828871 gene encoding non-specific lipid transfer protein GPI-anchored 7 isoform X3 yields MATKTTTVAVVLTVALLVVATSRVAEGQSTDCVSKLVQCAQYLNTTGPPGSECCTAIKSVVENELDCLCKIYNQPGGLSAFGIDVNQALALPKRCGLPNDVSTCKAFAPGSSIVPPPPPDKGNAVARISWIGMPALLLVSATIFLS; encoded by the exons ATGGCAACAAAGACCACCACGGTTGCGGTAGTTTTGACGGTGGCTCTGCTGGTGGTCGCCACCAGCAGAGTGGCTGAGGGTCAGTCGACGGACTGCGTATCTAAGCTGGTGCAGTGTGCACAGTACCTGAACACCACAGGCCCGCCGGGCTCAGAGTGCTGCACCGCCATCAAATCAGTGGTGGAAAATGAGCTTGATTGCCTGTGCAAGATTTATAATCAGCCAGGTGGGTTGAGTGCTTTTGGGATTGATGTCAATCAAGCACTCGCGCTTCCCAAACGCTGTGGTCTCCCTAATGACGTCAGCACCTGCAAAG CTTTTGCTCCAGGCTCTTCGATtgttcctcctcctcctccag ATAAGGGGAATGCCGTGGCCAGAATTTCATGGATTGGAATGCCAGCCTTACTCTTGGTTTCGGCTACCATATTTCTCTCTTGA
- the LOC140828871 gene encoding non-specific lipid transfer protein GPI-anchored 7 isoform X1 has product MATKTTTVAVVLTVALLVVATSRVAEGQSTDCVSKLVQCAQYLNTTGPPGSECCTAIKSVVENELDCLCKIYNQPGGLSAFGIDVNQALALPKRCGLPNDVSTCKAFAPGSSIVPPPPPGAPDKGNAVARISWIGMPALLLVSATIFLS; this is encoded by the exons ATGGCAACAAAGACCACCACGGTTGCGGTAGTTTTGACGGTGGCTCTGCTGGTGGTCGCCACCAGCAGAGTGGCTGAGGGTCAGTCGACGGACTGCGTATCTAAGCTGGTGCAGTGTGCACAGTACCTGAACACCACAGGCCCGCCGGGCTCAGAGTGCTGCACCGCCATCAAATCAGTGGTGGAAAATGAGCTTGATTGCCTGTGCAAGATTTATAATCAGCCAGGTGGGTTGAGTGCTTTTGGGATTGATGTCAATCAAGCACTCGCGCTTCCCAAACGCTGTGGTCTCCCTAATGACGTCAGCACCTGCAAAG CTTTTGCTCCAGGCTCTTCGATtgttcctcctcctcctccag GGGCACCAGATAAGGGGAATGCCGTGGCCAGAATTTCATGGATTGGAATGCCAGCCTTACTCTTGGTTTCGGCTACCATATTTCTCTCTTGA
- the LOC140828871 gene encoding non-specific lipid transfer protein GPI-anchored 7 isoform X2, giving the protein MATKTTTVAVVLTVALLVVATSRVAEGQSTDCVSKLVQCAQYLNTTGPPGSECCTAIKSVVENELDCLCKIYNQPGGLSAFGIDVNQALALPKRCGLPNDVSTCKAFAPGSSIVPPPPGAPDKGNAVARISWIGMPALLLVSATIFLS; this is encoded by the exons ATGGCAACAAAGACCACCACGGTTGCGGTAGTTTTGACGGTGGCTCTGCTGGTGGTCGCCACCAGCAGAGTGGCTGAGGGTCAGTCGACGGACTGCGTATCTAAGCTGGTGCAGTGTGCACAGTACCTGAACACCACAGGCCCGCCGGGCTCAGAGTGCTGCACCGCCATCAAATCAGTGGTGGAAAATGAGCTTGATTGCCTGTGCAAGATTTATAATCAGCCAGGTGGGTTGAGTGCTTTTGGGATTGATGTCAATCAAGCACTCGCGCTTCCCAAACGCTGTGGTCTCCCTAATGACGTCAGCACCTGCAAAG CTTTTGCTCCAGGCTCTTCGATtgttcctcctcctcc AGGGGCACCAGATAAGGGGAATGCCGTGGCCAGAATTTCATGGATTGGAATGCCAGCCTTACTCTTGGTTTCGGCTACCATATTTCTCTCTTGA